A region of Ahaetulla prasina isolate Xishuangbanna chromosome 12, ASM2864084v1, whole genome shotgun sequence DNA encodes the following proteins:
- the PMFBP1 gene encoding polyamine-modulated factor 1-binding protein 1, with protein MSLQAEKLAPCQKDCKRNLDMERESAHPVGQEQVELHGNSVEGPTKGFQDIWLQSPSKAALPEQLLGFQVAVQHKRDGQSWTQGQHQVLEMLLQEYQALKTQLRQSKALTQEQERERSLQIKWHQHLWEQLSQAETSVHILESSLDLYKKKYRAALGRVGELETQMHQLQEKVINLWSSGQAEDSLGHLSAQEKGWAMQFTGQQDLTIQELQEQLAASHSKLLQQKEAVASLRREFASYKLTHSYSNAKHRKQMVRQAILRQKLQQAEEEGLQQQAEVYQALVQELKLQLAREAEQNSSTLKDLARLELAVQRLCQEAAPEHHACPVQALLEQSHQLYAQKEWKPDRLLQRAWANCSILWDPAHPLKAASREAKRGGAVSWPGGAPMLQPRRPKSPEQPGKAALEMVQDQPVERHLELQRLGKIGCPLDVLLGRGCLAGAELEQNSFLGGEGLAAATSARELLKELMEKLSRSKWQPLQAASLPELKMLWQQLQETERRVQALQASVMEQKAESHSLQEQLTKQTAMLGLVNGRFRQAQLQLQHQATTQIESLQISLEASRAGHHWLHQESELVVANVRQWVKEQKQMNEELDHKLRTQIKQIAQLTGERDLLHQLSERLQEDNQQLKNEVNKKHIVCERIKGQPTSKKGLQGNRWERIESSAPVCM; from the exons GCTGAAAAACTGGCGCCCTGCCAGAAAGATTGCAAGAGGAACCTGGATATGGAGAGAGAAAGTGCTCATCCGGTGGGACAGGAGCAAGTCGAACTGCATGGGAATTCGGTGGAAGGGCCAACTAAGGGCTTCCAAGACATCTGGCTGCAG AGTCCAAGCAAGGCTGCCCTCCCAGAGCAGTTGCTGGGTTTCCAGGTGGCTGTGCAACACAAGAGGGATGGCCAAAGCTGGACGCAAGGACAGCATCAGGTCCTGGAGATGCTGCTCCAGGAGTATCAGGCTCTCAAGACACAG CTCCGACAGTCTAAGGCATTGACCCAGGAACAAGAAAGGGAGCGCTCTCTTCAAATTAAGTGGCACCAGCACTTGTGGGAACAGTTGAGTCAAGCAGAGACTTCTGTCCATATTCTGGAAAGCAGCTTGGATCTCTATAAGAAGAAATACCGAGCTGCTCTGGGCCGAGTTGGTGAACTAGAGACTCAGATGCATCAGCTGCAAGAAAAGGTGATCAATCTTTGGAGCAGCGGCCAAGCAGAGGACAGCCTTGGGCATCTCAGTGCTCAGGAGAAGGGCTGGGCTATGCAGTTCACAGGCCAGCAAGACCTGACCATCCAGGAGTTACAGGAACAATTGGCAGCCAGCCACAGCAAG CTGCTGCAGCAGAAGGAAGCCGTGGCCAGCCTGCGCCGAGAGTTTGCATCATACAAGTTGACTCACAGCTACTCAAACGCAAAGCATCGAAAACAGATGGTCAGACAGGCGATACTCCGTCAG AAGCTACAGCAGGCGGAAGAGGAGGGTTTGCAGCAGCAGGCGGAGGTGTATCAGGCCCTGGTGCAAGAACTGAAGCTGCAGCTGGCAAGAGAGGCTGAGCAGAACAGCAGCACTTTGAAAG ATCTGGCTCGCCTGGAACTGGCTGTGCAGAGGCTGTGCCAGGAGGCAGCACCAGAGCACCATGCCTGTCCAGTGCAGGCCCTGCTGGAACAAAGCCACCAGCTTTATGCACAGAAGGAATGG AAACCAGACAGGCTCCTTCAAAGGGCATGGGCTAATTGCAGCATCCTCTGGGACCCGGCCCATCCCTTAAAGGCTGCCTCACGGGAGGCCAAGCGAGGCGGAGCAGTCTCTTGGCCTGGTGGAGCCCCAATGCTGCAGCCGAGGAGGCCTAAAAGCCCGGAACAGCCCGGGAAGGCTG CATTGGAGATGGTCCAGGACCAGCCGGTGGAGAGGCACCTCGAGCTCCAGCGTCTTGGGAAAATTGGCTGCCCACTGGACGTTCTCCTTGGAAGAGGCTGCCTAGCTGGAGCAGAGCTGGAGCAGAATAG CTTCTTGGGAGGAGAGGGTCTTGCTGCTGCCACCTCTGCCAGAGAACTGCTAAAGGAGCTGATGGAGAAGCTGAGCAGGTCCAAGTGGCAACCTTTGCAGGCAGCATCCTTGCCAGAGCTGAAAATGCTGTGGCAGCAG TTAcaggagacagagaggagagtGCAGGCCCTGCAGGCCAGTGTGATGGAGCAGAAGGCAGAAAGCCATTCTCTGCAAGAGCAGCTGACCAAGCAGACAGCTATGTTAGGGCTGGTGAATGGACGCTTCAGGCAggcccagctgcagctgcagcaccAGGCAACCACG CAGATAGAATCTTTACAAATCTCCCTGGAGGCATCCCGCGCTGGCCACCACTGGCTGCACCAGGAGAGCGAACTAGTGGTGGCCAATGTTCGCCAGTGGGTAAAGGAGCAAAA GCAGATGAATGAGGAGCTGGACCACAAGCTCCGAACACAGATCAAGCAAATTGCCCAGCTTACTggcgagagaga CCTTCTGCATCAATTATCGGAGAGGCTGCAAGAGGACAACCAACAGTTGAAGAATGAAGTCAACAAGAAGCACATTGTATGTGAGCGCATCAAG GGGCAGCCTACATCCAAAAAGGGGTTGCAAGGTAACCGGTGGGAGAGAATTGAATCTTCAGCTCCTGTTTGCATGTAG